Part of the candidate division KSB1 bacterium genome, AGTCTCACGCCCAGCGTGAGCCAGAGATACTTGGCCAGCGCCGCTGCCACCACCGCCACAGTGCCGGGTAGCACCCCAGGGGAGGCAGGTAGCCGCCGCCACAGTCGACACACACTTGCGTATGCGCCGACAAGAAGCCCGTTGCCCAGCGCAATGACCGGCACTGCCGGACCAAGCGCCGGTGGAAGCAGTCCTCGCAGCAGGGCGACCACCGGCGTGACGCACCCGAGGCCCAGCGCGGGTACCCACCCGACAAGGGCTACCGTGAGAACAAGCATGGCGTTCACGAACGGGCCGGTGAACGGTTGCGGAAGACCGGCAGCCTGGCCTGCCACCGTCAGGGCAGCCAGCAAGGAGAGCCGTGCCAGCACCTTTGAACGCTTCATCGCCCGCCCACCTTTCCGAGAAAGCGGAACGCCAAAGGTTCAATGAGGCCTCGAGATACCCGACGTACCCCCGCAGCTATCGGTCCCTTGCGCTGAGGGGGCCCCACCGCGGGAGCGCCTCGCCCTTGAGGCAGGGAAAATTCTCCTTGAAAATCGCAGTGGCGATTTGTATACTTCACGGCAGTGTTTCGGACCTCTCTGGGCACGCGATGAAGCACTCCAAGAGCTCACACGCCGGACATGTCCCTTTGCGCACTTGCGTGGGTTGTCGCCAAGTGCGCGAAAGGTGGCGCCTGCTGCGCATCGTCAGAGCCAGCGACGGTTCGGTGGCCGTGGATGACCAGGGCACGGCACCTGGCCGTGGTGCATATGTGTGCCGGAATGCCGCGTGCGTGCAGCTTGCTCGCAAGCGGCGCGCTCTTGACCGATCGTTGCGCGCCCACGTGCAGGAGAGCGTCTACGACACGCTGACCAAAATGGTCGGGAGTGACGATGCTGCTTGCTGAGTTAGGCATTGTCGGCCTTGCCCAGCGAGCTGGCAAGGTGGCCGTCGGCCGCGAGGCGGCACGCACGGCCATCCTCCGCCACCGTTGCCGAGTGCTCCTCCTGGCACAAGATGCGCCCACCAGGGTGCGTACTCGCCTCGCCGCCCTGGCCGCAGAGTCGCAAATACCCATCGTGGAGGTGGTCAGCAAGGTCGCGCTGGGGGAGCGACTGGGGTACCCAGAGGTTGTCGCGGCTGCGGTGTGTGACCAGAGCTTCGCTGAGGGCATCATCAGCAAGTGCCTCCGCGCGTCGGTTGGGAGCGCTTCTGCAGGAGCACAAGCAGCGGATACCCCAGAGCACAACAGGCAATAGCCTCCCCCGCGGCGATGTACAAGACCGTAAGCCAGTACGGCATGCCGGCGATGCGGTGGAGATAGAGGCTTACGCCAAAGGCATTGCAAAGGATAGGCGGCAGCGGTGCCAGCCACGCCTTGCCGGTGCAGCGTAGCAGGTAAGTGAGGCAGGCGGCAACCAGAGAGATGAAGCTGCCGCCGAAGATGTCCACCGGGCCCAGGCCACCAAAGACATTTGCCACCATGCAGCCGAAGTAAAGGCCTGGAATTGCCCAAGGGGTGACAAAGGGGAGCACGGTGAGCGCCTCGGCCACCCGCACCTGCAGCGGACCATAGCTGATGGGCGACAGCACCACGGTGAGCGCCGCGTACAGGGCGCCGATAATCCCAGCCGTCGCAATCTGTTTGCTTGTCACTGTCCTCTTTGGACGCGAATCCAAATCTCAGGAACCTCCCAATTCGATGATGCGCCGGACACAACTTGCTCGTGATCAGTCAAGGAGCGCTACGGCCAGGACTGCGCAGGTCGTGCGCCTGCTGGAGGCAGCATTTGGCGAACCGCGCTGGCGCGGCCCAGCCGACCCTTTAGAGGTGCTCATCCGCACGATCTTGTCGCAGAATACCAACGACCGCAACCGCGACCGCGCCTACGAAGCCTTGCGAGCTCGCTATCCGCGCTGGGAAATGCTGCTCGAAGCGCCGGCCGCCGAGGTGGCCGCTACCATCCGTCCCGCCGGCCTGAGCAATCAGAAAAGTGTGCGTATCAAGCAGATCCTTTCGTGGATACGCCAGACGTACGCCGCCCTCGACTTGCGGGCAATCTGTGCGCTACCACGCGAACAAGTGGAGGAGACTTTTCTGAAGCTCAACGGCATTGGCATCAAGACCATCAGTGTCGTACTCATGTTTGCTTGTGGACACGACGTCTTTCCGGTGGACACGCACGTGCATCGCATCTGCGCGCGCTTGGGCCTGGTGCCAGAAGGCGCCAGCGCCGAAAAGACGCACTACCTCATGCAGCCGCTGGTGCCGAAGGGCAAGGCTTACTCGCTGCACATGAACCTCTTGCGCCTGGGCAGGACCATCTGTCGTGCCCGCAAGCCGGCCTGCCAGCTCTGTCCGTTGCGTGCGGTCTGCCCCTATCCCGCAGAGGCTACGACGTGACCTGTTCGCCTCTTCCCCCAGGGCCGCAGCCAACGCCTTTTTCCTCCCGTCGCCCGCCGAGGGGGGCCATCGAGAACCTGCAGCCCGCGTCTCTCGGCCCTGATCCGTCCAACGTGGAGCCCCAGCCGGCGGAAGGGGCAAGGTCCCCCTTCCGCCGGACGGGACCTGGCGCACTTCGTTCCCGCCGCTATCTATTCTCCTCACCTGTCCCAGGGGCTTCATCGGCCTTAGCCATGGTGATGCCCGTGTACCCGTAGAACATCGACACCACCGGATTGGAGAGGTTAAGAAACGCAAACGGGAGGTAGACCAGGGGACTCACCCCAAGGGTGGCATGCATAAAGGCCCCGCAGCTATTCCAGGGGATCAAGGGCGAGGAAAGCGTCCCGGAATCCTCCAAACAGCGGGATAGGTTCTTTGGGTGGAGCCCCATGCGGTCGAAGGCGTCCTTGTACATCCTGCCCGGGATGACGATGGCCAGGTATTGGTCGGAAGCGATGGCGTTCATGCCGATGCAGCTGAAGAGCGTGGTCGCCACCAAGGAGCCTGTGGTGCGCACGCGGCGCAGGAGCGCCTCGGCAATGGTGGCCAACATGCCAGTCTTTTCCATGATGCCGCCAAACGACAGAGCGCAGATGATGAGCGCCACGGTCTCCATCATGCTCACCAGCCCGCCCCTGGTGAGCAGTTCATCGACCACGGCGACACCGGTTTGGGAGACATAGCCGCGGTGGGCGGCGCCTACCACGGCAGAAAGTGACGCCGACTGCGCCGCCAGCGCGCAAATTCCACCCATGGCCGTGCCAGCCAACAGCGCCGGCAATGGCGGCACACGTCTTATGACCATCACAATCACCAAGCAAGGCGGCAAGAGCAGCAGAGGGTGAATAAGAAACGCACCTCGCAGGGTGCTCAGGATGAGGCTGACATTTTGGGTGTCCAGGGTGCCTCCCCGGAAGCGGAGGCCGAGCACCGTGTACAAGACCAGGGCAATCGCATAGCTGGGTGCGGTGGTGTAGACCATGTGGCGCACGTGGGAAAAGATGTCCGTCCCTGCCACGGCCGGCGCAAGATTCGTGGTGTCCGAAAGCGGCGACATTTTGTCGCCAAAGTAGGAACCCGAGATAATGGCTCCAGCCACCATGGGCAGGGGGACTCCGAGGCCGTGCCCCACACCGATCAGCGCCACCCCCACAGTCCCTGCCGTGGACCAGGAGGAGCCGGTGCCCAGCGAGACGATGGCGCAGATAATCAAGGTGGCGACCAGAAAAACGGATGGCGAAAGAAGCTGCAGGCCGTAGTAGATCATCGTGGGCACCACCCCGCCGAGGAGCCACGTGCCGATGAGCGTGCCCACCACCATGAGGATGAGGATGGCGTCCAAGGCCAAGGTGATGCCCAGCACCATCCCCTGCTGGATTTCCCTCCACGGGTAGCCGTGCGCCACGGCGATGATGGCCGCCACAACCGCCGCGCAAATCAACGGCACGTGCGCGGACTGTTTGAGCACCACTATGGTAAAGGACAGGGCCACCACCAGGAACACCACTGGAACCAACGCTAACCCCAACCTGATCCGTCTGCTCTTTTCCGCCATGCCGGCTCCCGAGCTCAGGGTTGTTCTCCAGACATGCCCCAACGTCCGTTCGCAGCCGCCAGTGCCGGGCTCATCGGCCATTCCCTTCTTCTCTCCCCTCTTCGCCGCCTATCAGAATCGGCAGGGATAAAGCCGAGCTCATCGCCACTCTAAAGTGGTCACTCCTCGCACACTGGAAAGCTTCTCCAAAAAACCAGACCCGCCGGAGCGGGTGGTGCCCCGCAGGCGAAAGATGACCTGAGCCACCCCTGCCTTTGGCTTGAGAACATACTGCGTGTCCTGGATGCGCAGCCCTTCCCGTGAAAGAATCTCGCGAAAGGCCCGCTCAGCCTCATGCCGCTCGGTCATGGGAACCACCACCCGCAAGCAGCGATAAACCACGTGCGCAAAACGGTGCTCGAAGCGGTCCAGCACGATGAGGACGAAAAGCGCTATCGCCGTGGCCACCACACTGAGCAAGTAGAACCCCTCGCCAATAGTGATGCCCAGCGCAGCCACGAACCAGAGACACGCGGCAGTGGTCAGCCCCCGCACAAAGTCACCCGATTTGATGATGGAGCCGGCGCCAAGAAAGCCGATGCCAGTGATGATGCCCGCGGCGATTCTACCGGGGTCGACGGTTATCCTCGCCAACAGGCTCCCTTCCGGGCTCACACTGGCCAGGCCGCGAGCTGTGAGCATGATCATCGTCGAGCCCACACACACCAGGGCATGGGTGCGCAGCCCGGCAGGACGCCCGTGCAGCGCCCGCTCGAAACCCACCGTTGCCCCCAACACCACGGCAAGAAGCATCTGCAACACGGCGACCAGTTCAAACGGCAAAGATAGCATGGCTCACTCCTCGCCATTAGCCCTAATCTGTCTTTGCAAGCCAAGAGGCTGCCGCAGCGACTCGCGCCTCCTCCCTTGCTAAGCTGCCAGCTCGCGACGCAAGAACATGCCGGTGTAGGAAGATTCCACCTTGGCCACCTGTTCCGGAGTACCTGCAGCGACCACATAGCCGCCCTCATCTCCCCCCTCGGGACCAAGGTCGATAATGAAGTCAGCTCCCTTGATGACGTCCAGATGGTGCTCGATCACGACCACGGTGTTCCCCATGTCCACCAGGCGGTTCAGGACGTTGAGCAACATCTTGATGTCCTCAAAATGAAGGCCCGTGGTCGGCTCATCCAGGATGTAGAGCGTGCGGCCAGTGCTCACCTTGGAAAGCTCGGCAGCAAGTTTCACGCGCTGCGCCTCCCCTCCGGAGAGGGTGGTGGCCTGCTGGCCAAGGCGGATGTAGCCCAGGCCGACATCGTGCAATGTCTGCAACTTGCGCCTTATCTTGGGGATGTTGGCGAAAAACTCAAGCGCCTGCGTCACGGTCATGTCCAGCACATCAGCAATGGAGCGGCCCTTGTACCTTATCTCCAACGTCTCGCGATTGTAGCGGCGCCCCTTGCACACCTCGCAAGTCACGTACACATCGGGCAGGAAGTGCATCTCGATTTTGATGATGCCGTCTCCTTGGCAGGCTTCGCATCTCCCGCCCTTCACGTTGAAGCTGAACCTGCCCGGGCGATAGCCGCGGATTTTCGCCTCCGGAATCTGCGCAAACAGGTCCCGGATCAGGCTGAACACACCCGTGTAGGTGGCAGGGTTCGAGCGCGGCGTGCGCCCTATGGGCGATTGGTCGATATCGATGACCTTGTCAATGTGCTCTAACCCCTCGATGCGGTCATACGGGAGCGGCTGCTCCTTGCTGCGGTAGAGCTCCCTGCTTAGCACCCGAAACAAGGTTTCGTTGACCAGCGTGCTCTTTCCCGAGCCGGATACACCGGTGATGCAGACGAACATGCCCAGGGGGATGCCCACGTCGATGCTCTTGAGGTTGTTCCCCCGCGCGCCGCGGATCGTCAGGAAATTGCCGTTGCCTGGGCGGCGCCTGCTGGGGACCGGAATGGAGCGCCTGCCGGCCAAATAGTCACCGGTAATGGAACCGTTGCTTGCTCGAATGACCTCGGGGGGCCCGGCTGCCACTACCCTCCCCCCGTGCTCACCAGCGCCCGGGCCAAGGTCAAGGATATAGTCGGCGTGCTCCATGGTCTCGCGGTCGTGCTCGACCACCAGCACCGTATTGCCCAGGTCGCGGAGTTGCTCTAAGGTGGAAATCAAGCGGCGGTTGTCACGCTGATGGAGCCCCACCGAGGGCTCGTCCAGTATGTAGAGCACCCCCACCAGCTGGGAGCCGATCTGCGTGGCCAGACGGATGCGCTGCGCCTCCCCCCCCGACAGGGTGCCCGCTGCCCTGTCGAGGGTCAGGTAGTCCAGCCCCACGTTGAGCAAGAAGGTGAGCCGCTCGCGGATCTCCTTCAGAATCTGACGGGCGATCTCCATTTCCCGGGCGCTGAGCTGCAGAGAATCGAAAAAGTGCAGCGCCTCCTTGATGGACATCGTGGTGATGGCATGGATGTTGTGCTCGCCGATGCGCACCGCCAAGCTCTCCTTCTTGAGCCGCGCTCCGCCGCATTCCGGACACTGCACCGCACGCATGAAACCCTCGATCCACTCCCGCACTGCTGCAGATTCGGTCTCCCTGTAGCGCCTCTCCAGATGCGGGGTGACGCCCTCGAACTTGCCGGTGAAGGAGCTTTCGCGCTGCCCGGTGGAGCTGCGATACTTGAAGTGGATTTCCTTTTCCCCGAGGCCATAGAGGAGAGCGTCGCGCTGCTGGCGAGTCAACTCCCTGACCGGTGTGTCTAGGGCGAAGTGCAGATGGTGGGCCACGCCAAGGAGCAAAGCCCGATACCAACCGTCGCGCAGGTCCTTCCAAGGGGCGATGGCCCCCTGGTTGAGGCTGAGTGCGTCGTCGGGAATGACCAGCGCCGGGTCGACGACCATGCGCTCGCCCAAGCCATTGCACGTGGGACAGGCGCCGTAGGGACTGTTGAAGGAAAACTGGCGCGGCGCCAGCTCTTCGTACGAAATGCCGCATTCCACGCAGGCATAATGCTCGCTGAAAAGCAGTTCCTGCTCGCCGAGCACATCTACCAGCACCATTCCGGAGCCGAGACCCAAGGCGGTCTCCACCGAGTCAGTGAGGCGGGAGGCGATCTGGGGGCCGATGACCAGCCTGTCCACGACCACCTCGATGTTGTGCTTCTTGTTCTTGTCTAACTTGATCTTGCTCTCCAGGTCATAGACCTTGCCATCGATCCGCACCCGCACGTAGCCGTCGCGGCGGGCCTCTTCGAACACCTCGCGGTATTCGCCCTTGCGCCCGCGCACGATCGGTGCTAAGACCTGAATCTTCTGTCCGAGTGGCAGGGCGAGGATAGCCTCGACGATCTGCTGCACGGTCTGCCGCTGAATGCGTCGCCCGCACTGGTAGCAGTACGGCACGCCGATGCGCGCAAAAAGGAGGCGCAGGTAGTCATAGATCTCGGTTATTGTGCCCACCGTGGAGCGTGGGTTCTTGCCAGCGGTACGCTGCTCAATGGAAATGGCCGGCGACAGCCCCTCGATATAGTCCACATCGGGCTTTTCCATGAGGCTGAGGAACTGCCGGGCGTATGCCGAGAGCGACTCCACATACCGCCGCTGCCCCTCGGCATAGATGGTGTCGAAGGCCAGCGACGACTTGCCAGAACCGGACAGGCCGGTAATGACCACCAGCTTGTTGCGCGGGATCTCGAGGTCGATGTTCTTGAGGTTGTGCTCCCGCGCCCCGCGAATTATGATCGAGTCCTTTTCAGCCATATGACGTGCGAAAAACCTCACCTTCCTCTTTTGTCCAGGCATGCAATATACAAAAACGGCAGGCAATTGTAAAGGGAAAAGTCCCTGTTGGAGGAAAAGAGGTTGACTCTCATGAGGGCCTTTGCTACATTTATCGCCGTCACATCTGTAATTGTCGCAAGCCGAACAGCTACTTCCGGAGGTGTCACAGCCTGAGACACGTGCCCACCCCATCCTGACCTGCAGAGTACAGAGGGTCGGTGGCCTGAAAATTGCAAGTCGAAAGGCACACACTTCGCACAGGCAAAAAGGGAAAGGAGACAATGCGCCGCCACTTCCAAACCTACGCATGGTGTTGCACCGTCTTCGTGGTCCTTTCTTGGGGAACTGCCCGCGCTGGAGACATTCTCAGCATCGATGGCACCAGGTTCCGCCTTGACGGCAAGCCATTCGACATGTGGGGTGTGCGCGTGCCCAACGCGCTGTGGGACGACGCCACCGTGCAGGCATGCATCAACGAACTACCCACCTACCTCTCCTACGGCGTCAACACAATCTACGTGAACCTGCAAGGGTGCTGGCCGGGTTTCGATCGCAATGTCGACCCCAACACTGGCAAGTACTACGACTCCAGCACCTTCAATCCGGATGGCTCGCTCCGGCCGCAGTATCTTGCGCGTCTGCAGCGGCTTCTTGAGGCCACGCGCAATCAGAACATGGTGGTCAACATCTGCTACTTCTACCAGCGCCAGTGCCGGCGCGCGGCCACCACCCCTTACCTTGACCACGACCACTTTGTGGACAATGCAGCCATTTTCCGCGCGATGAGGAACATCACCGAGTGGTTGAAACCCTATCGTCACGTGTTCATCGATGTGGCAAACGAGTTTGGGCATGAGGCCTACGACTATGACGATGTCTTTCCCTGGAACGGCACGGACAAGTGGCCCACTGCGCTCGTACTCCAAAAAGCAAAGCTGCTGGTTGACAGCGTGCACGCCGTTGATCCCAACCGCATCT contains:
- a CDS encoding endonuclease III → MMRRTQLARDQSRSATARTAQVVRLLEAAFGEPRWRGPADPLEVLIRTILSQNTNDRNRDRAYEALRARYPRWEMLLEAPAAEVAATIRPAGLSNQKSVRIKQILSWIRQTYAALDLRAICALPREQVEETFLKLNGIGIKTISVVLMFACGHDVFPVDTHVHRICARLGLVPEGASAEKTHYLMQPLVPKGKAYSLHMNLLRLGRTICRARKPACQLCPLRAVCPYPAEATT
- a CDS encoding QueT transporter family protein; translation: MTSKQIATAGIIGALYAALTVVLSPISYGPLQVRVAEALTVLPFVTPWAIPGLYFGCMVANVFGGLGPVDIFGGSFISLVAACLTYLLRCTGKAWLAPLPPILCNAFGVSLYLHRIAGMPYWLTVLYIAAGEAIACCALGYPLLVLLQKRSQPTRGGTC
- the nhaC gene encoding Na+/H+ antiporter NhaC; translation: MAEKSRRIRLGLALVPVVFLVVALSFTIVVLKQSAHVPLICAAVVAAIIAVAHGYPWREIQQGMVLGITLALDAILILMVVGTLIGTWLLGGVVPTMIYYGLQLLSPSVFLVATLIICAIVSLGTGSSWSTAGTVGVALIGVGHGLGVPLPMVAGAIISGSYFGDKMSPLSDTTNLAPAVAGTDIFSHVRHMVYTTAPSYAIALVLYTVLGLRFRGGTLDTQNVSLILSTLRGAFLIHPLLLLPPCLVIVMVIRRVPPLPALLAGTAMGGICALAAQSASLSAVVGAAHRGYVSQTGVAVVDELLTRGGLVSMMETVALIICALSFGGIMEKTGMLATIAEALLRRVRTTGSLVATTLFSCIGMNAIASDQYLAIVIPGRMYKDAFDRMGLHPKNLSRCLEDSGTLSSPLIPWNSCGAFMHATLGVSPLVYLPFAFLNLSNPVVSMFYGYTGITMAKADEAPGTGEENR
- a CDS encoding MgtC/SapB family protein encodes the protein MLSLPFELVAVLQMLLAVVLGATVGFERALHGRPAGLRTHALVCVGSTMIMLTARGLASVSPEGSLLARITVDPGRIAAGIITGIGFLGAGSIIKSGDFVRGLTTAACLWFVAALGITIGEGFYLLSVVATAIALFVLIVLDRFEHRFAHVVYRCLRVVVPMTERHEAERAFREILSREGLRIQDTQYVLKPKAGVAQVIFRLRGTTRSGGSGFLEKLSSVRGVTTLEWR
- a CDS encoding ECF transporter S component, whose product is MKRSKVLARLSLLAALTVAGQAAGLPQPFTGPFVNAMLVLTVALVGWVPALGLGCVTPVVALLRGLLPPALGPAVPVIALGNGLLVGAYASVCRLWRRLPASPGVLPGTVAVVAAALAKYLWLTLGVRLILPVVLGTKLSPSLVLVLTTWQLFTALAGVLAALGFNAVLARIGLLPMWRRGDGEETAC
- a CDS encoding YlxR family protein gives rise to the protein MKHSKSSHAGHVPLRTCVGCRQVRERWRLLRIVRASDGSVAVDDQGTAPGRGAYVCRNAACVQLARKRRALDRSLRAHVQESVYDTLTKMVGSDDAAC
- the uvrA gene encoding excinuclease ABC subunit UvrA, which codes for MAEKDSIIIRGAREHNLKNIDLEIPRNKLVVITGLSGSGKSSLAFDTIYAEGQRRYVESLSAYARQFLSLMEKPDVDYIEGLSPAISIEQRTAGKNPRSTVGTITEIYDYLRLLFARIGVPYCYQCGRRIQRQTVQQIVEAILALPLGQKIQVLAPIVRGRKGEYREVFEEARRDGYVRVRIDGKVYDLESKIKLDKNKKHNIEVVVDRLVIGPQIASRLTDSVETALGLGSGMVLVDVLGEQELLFSEHYACVECGISYEELAPRQFSFNSPYGACPTCNGLGERMVVDPALVIPDDALSLNQGAIAPWKDLRDGWYRALLLGVAHHLHFALDTPVRELTRQQRDALLYGLGEKEIHFKYRSSTGQRESSFTGKFEGVTPHLERRYRETESAAVREWIEGFMRAVQCPECGGARLKKESLAVRIGEHNIHAITTMSIKEALHFFDSLQLSAREMEIARQILKEIRERLTFLLNVGLDYLTLDRAAGTLSGGEAQRIRLATQIGSQLVGVLYILDEPSVGLHQRDNRRLISTLEQLRDLGNTVLVVEHDRETMEHADYILDLGPGAGEHGGRVVAAGPPEVIRASNGSITGDYLAGRRSIPVPSRRRPGNGNFLTIRGARGNNLKSIDVGIPLGMFVCITGVSGSGKSTLVNETLFRVLSRELYRSKEQPLPYDRIEGLEHIDKVIDIDQSPIGRTPRSNPATYTGVFSLIRDLFAQIPEAKIRGYRPGRFSFNVKGGRCEACQGDGIIKIEMHFLPDVYVTCEVCKGRRYNRETLEIRYKGRSIADVLDMTVTQALEFFANIPKIRRKLQTLHDVGLGYIRLGQQATTLSGGEAQRVKLAAELSKVSTGRTLYILDEPTTGLHFEDIKMLLNVLNRLVDMGNTVVVIEHHLDVIKGADFIIDLGPEGGDEGGYVVAAGTPEQVAKVESSYTGMFLRRELAA